The Flaviramulus sp. BrNp1-15 genome has a window encoding:
- a CDS encoding universal stress protein, with amino-acid sequence MKNILLPTDFSENSWNAIAYALQLFKNETCKFYLLNTYTPAIYHVEYVLVEPAQFGMVDAVRENSIKELDNFKTRIKKEFDNPKHTIETMAVFNTLISEIKDIVEDKSIDYVVMGTKGATGAKEILFGSNTVHVFKNVKCPIIAVPDGFDFEKPHEVLFPTDYEVSYKSHHIDPIIDIISLYNTRVNILHVSYGYDLSEQQEENKNILEEYFKKVAHLFHDVSNQTVEEGITNFQLKARINLLVMINNKHSFFENLFFKSTINQIGFHLNVPFLVIPAKPYKT; translated from the coding sequence ATGAAAAATATTCTTCTTCCTACCGATTTTTCTGAAAATTCCTGGAATGCTATTGCATACGCTTTACAGCTTTTTAAGAATGAAACCTGTAAATTTTATTTGTTAAACACTTACACACCTGCAATTTATCATGTAGAATATGTATTGGTAGAACCAGCACAATTTGGTATGGTAGATGCTGTTAGGGAAAACTCTATAAAGGAATTAGACAATTTTAAAACACGTATAAAAAAGGAGTTTGACAATCCAAAACACACTATAGAAACCATGGCAGTTTTTAACACTTTAATTTCAGAAATTAAAGATATAGTTGAAGATAAATCAATTGACTATGTGGTTATGGGAACTAAAGGAGCTACAGGTGCTAAAGAAATCTTATTTGGATCTAATACAGTACATGTATTTAAAAATGTTAAGTGCCCAATAATAGCTGTGCCAGATGGATTTGATTTTGAAAAACCACACGAAGTTTTATTCCCAACAGATTACGAGGTAAGTTATAAATCTCACCATATAGATCCTATTATTGATATTATTTCACTTTACAATACCAGAGTTAACATATTGCATGTTTCTTATGGCTATGATTTATCTGAACAACAAGAAGAAAATAAGAACATACTAGAGGAATACTTTAAAAAAGTAGCACATTTATTTCACGATGTAAGCAACCAAACTGTAGAAGAAGGTATTACAAACTTTCAGTTAAAAGCACGAATTAATTTATTGGTTATGATTAATAATAAACATTCGTTTTTTGAAAACCTGTTTTTTAAATCTACTATAAATCAAATAGGATTTCATTTAAATGTTCCATTTTTAGTTATTCCAGCAAAACCTTATAAAACATAA
- a CDS encoding universal stress protein gives MRRKILLPTDFSDNSWSAVVYALKLFKDEFCTFYFINSTTIKVSTLSNLSNKLLKAMEEDAMRELLELKELAETSDANSNHDFQIILSSEELKTAVKKAVNEWEIDMVIMGTKGATGAKEFFFGSNTIRIIKSLKLCPVLIIPEEYDFVTPTQIAFPTDYNRFYSNKELKPLKELTDLYDSKIRIMHINTEEELNDIQEYNLEALKSYLSDYEYTLHWMPDYANKTTEINDFIEELEIDLLAMVNYKHSFIEKIINEPVIKKIGFHPNVPFLVIPE, from the coding sequence ATGCGAAGAAAAATTTTATTACCCACCGATTTTTCAGATAACTCATGGAGTGCAGTAGTTTATGCGTTAAAACTCTTTAAGGATGAGTTTTGCACGTTTTATTTTATAAACTCTACAACTATTAAAGTTTCAACATTGTCTAATCTTTCAAACAAGCTATTAAAAGCTATGGAAGAGGATGCCATGAGAGAATTGCTAGAATTAAAAGAGCTTGCAGAAACATCTGATGCTAATTCAAATCATGATTTTCAAATCATTTTAAGTTCAGAAGAATTAAAAACTGCCGTTAAAAAAGCAGTTAATGAATGGGAGATAGATATGGTTATTATGGGAACCAAAGGGGCAACAGGAGCAAAAGAGTTTTTCTTTGGTAGTAATACCATACGTATTATAAAAAGTTTAAAACTCTGTCCAGTTTTAATAATCCCAGAAGAATATGATTTTGTGACTCCAACGCAAATAGCATTTCCAACAGATTACAATCGTTTTTATAGCAATAAAGAGTTAAAGCCGTTAAAAGAATTGACAGATTTATATGATTCTAAAATTAGAATTATGCATATTAACACAGAAGAAGAACTTAATGATATTCAAGAATATAATTTAGAAGCTCTAAAGAGTTATTTAAGTGATTATGAATATACTCTTCATTGGATGCCAGACTATGCTAATAAAACTACCGAAATAAATGATTTTATTGAAGAGCTAGAAATAGACCTACTTGCTATGGTAAATTATAAGCACAGTTTTATTGAAAAAATAATTAATGAACCGGTAATAAAAAAAATAGGATTTCACCCCAATGTTCCCTTTTTAGTTATACCAGAATGA